One segment of Macrotis lagotis isolate mMagLag1 chromosome 1, bilby.v1.9.chrom.fasta, whole genome shotgun sequence DNA contains the following:
- the LOC141509694 gene encoding sialic acid-binding Ig-like lectin 13, translating to MDLFLLLPLLLMPLLWRGAISQDKEHQILVKETVIVQEGLCVSIPCSFLYPKQNKNNRKVYGYWYHISFWKSSLALTNDPQESVNSWAQGRFHFTGDPGMNSCSFHITKAQKNDYGSYEFWVKTENVNYGYRKKRVSLQVNDLTQKPEIHIPESLESGHQVNLTCTVPGACREGTPITFLWSGIALSSYRFASQDLHSSELLFTPQPQDHGTSLTCQVTFKEPSVTTKTTVQLRVSYPPQNMKMIISWPDRRGPVYPENASSLVVLEGESLSLVCEMNSKPPATLSWAHGNQILNSTQASDPGVLYLKLSNLGIKASGEYTCQARHPLGHQNYSVRLCVQTLTQKPEVHIPEILESGSPVILYCLVPGDCRKGKHFTYLWTGTALASRGSGPLNTSKLLFIPQPQDDGTNITCQVTFPKAKVSTETTVQLRVTYPPQNMNISVFQANRTGPELLGNTSSLQVLEGESLTLVCTTESNPPATLLWTYRHQVLQSSEASLDPGVLYLKLSKLRPKDRGEYTCQAQHPRGFYQHSVRLCVQTCACCPVSEEENGFWPLIITLLRGALMGAGFLLTYGLTWFYYTYRVNQPQDTVDKSEPMNLYSVPMSYGTQDKSKTQTWEKSQ from the exons ATGGACCTATTTCTGCTGCTACCATTGCTGCTAATGCCTCTGCTCTGGAGGG GAGCCATTTCTCAAGATAAAGAGCACCAGATTTTGGTCAAGGAGACAGTGATTGTACAGGAGGGGTTGTGTGTCTCCATCCCCTGTTCCTTCCTTTATCctaaacaaaataagaataatagaaaaGTTTATGGATACTGGTACCACATAAGCTTTTGGAAGTCATCTCTTGCTCTCACTAATGATCCCCAGGAAAGTGTCAATTCCTGGGCTCAAGGTCGGTTCCACTTTACTGGAGATCCCGGGATGAACAGCTGCTCCTTTCATATTACCAAAGCCCAGAAAAATGATTATGGCAGTTATGAATTCTGGGTGAAGacagaaaatgtgaattatggTTACAGAAAGAAGAGGGTATCCCTTCAGGTAAACG aTCTAACACAGAAGCCAGAGATCCACATTCCAGAGAGCCTGGAGTCTGGGCACCAGGTGAATTTGACCTGCACAGTTCCTGGGGCCTGTAGAGAAGGGACACCTATCACTTTCCTCTGGTCTGGGATTGCCTTGTCATCTTATAGGTTTGCCTCCCAAGATCTCCACTCCTCCGAACTCCTCTTCACCCCTCAACCCCAGGACCATGGCACTAGCCTCACCTGCCAGGTGACATTCAAAGAACCTAGTGTGACCACAAAGACCACAGTCCAACTGAGGGTTTCCT ATCCTCCTCAGAATATGAAGATGATTATTTCCTGGCCAGATAGGAGAG GCCCAGTATACCCAGAAAATGCCTCATCCTTGGTGGTCCTAGAGGGGGAATCCCTGTCTCTGGTCTGTGAGATGAATAGCAAGCCCCCAGCCACACTGAGCTGGGCCCATGGAAACCAAATCTTGAATTCTACCCAGGCCTCAGATCCTGGGGTGCTGTATCTGAAGCTGTCCAATTTGGGGATCAAAGCCAGCGGAGAATACACTTGCCAAGCCAGGCACCCACTGGGACACCAAAACTACTCAGTGAGACTCTGTGTGCAGA cTCTAACACAGAAACCAGAGGTGCACATTCCAGAGATCCTGGAGTCGGGGAGTCCTGTCATTTTGTACTGTTTGGTCCCTGGAGACTGCAGAAAAGGGAAACATTTTACCTATCTCTGGACTGGGACTGCTCTTGCTTCACGGGGTTCTGGCCCACTGAATACCTCTAAACTCCTCTTCATCCCCCAGCCTCAGGATGATGGCACTAACATCACTTGCCAGGTGACATTCCCAAAAGCCAAAGTGAGCACAGAGACAACTGTCCAGCTTAGAGTGACCT ACCCTCCTCAGAATATGAACATCAGTGTTTTTCAGGCAAACAGAACTG gcCCAGAATTGCTAGGAAACACCTCATCCCTGCAGGTCCTGGAAGGTGAAAGCCTGACTCTGGTCTGCACTACAGAAAGCAACCCCCCGGCCACCCTTCTCTGGACCTACAGGCACCAAGTCCTACAATCCTCAGAGGCTTCCTTGGATCCTGGGGTTCTGTACCTGAAGCTGTccaaactgaggcccaaggacaGAGGCGAATATACCTGCCAAGCTCAGCATCCACGGGGGTTTTACCAGCACTCAGTGAGACTCTGTGTACAGA CCTGTGCATGCTGCCCTGTTTCTGAGGAAGAGAATGGTTTTTGGCCTCTGATCATCACTCTACTTCGAGGAGCTCTCATGGGAGCTGGTTTTCTTCTCACCTATGGCCTCACCTGGTTCTATTACACCTA TCGAGTCAACCAGCCTCAGGACACTGTGGATAAGAGTGAGCCAATGAACCTTTACTCGGTCCCTATGTCTTATGGAACCCAAGATAAATCAAAGACACAGACCTGGGAAAAATCACAATAG